CTGTTATTTGCTGCCAGTAATGAACTACGAAATAATACAGGAAGGAAAGTTTAAGTATATCGAAGTGGGTGAAGGCGAACCCCTCATGCTGTTGCATGGGTTGTTTGGTGCATTAAGTAACTTTAAAGATCTGCTTGATTATTTCAGCAAACGCAATAGAGTGGTTGTACCAATGTTGCCTTTGTTTGAACTTGATCTGTTGCATACAACAGTTGGCGGATTAGAAAAACATGTTCAGAAGTTCATTGAATTTAAAGGATACAAGAACATACACATGCTTGGCAACTCATTGGGTGGCCATGTAGCATTAGTACATGTGTTGAAACATCCGGAACACATCAAATCACTCATTCTTACCGGCAGTTCAGGATTGTTTGAGAACGGAATGGGTGATACATATCCTAAGCGTGGAGATTATGAGTACATCCGCAAAAAAACGGAAGTAACGTTTTACGATCCCGCAATGGCAACAAAAGAATTGGTTGATGAAGTATACGACATCGTAAATCAACGGTTGAAAGTAATTAAGGTAATTGCCCTGGCAAAAAGCGCCATTCGCAATAACCTTGGCGATGAATTGAAGGAAATAAAAACCCCAACCCTTCTAATTTGGGGAAATAACGACACAATTACACCACCGTTTGTAGGAAAAGAATTCAATAAGCTCATTCCAAATTCAGAACTGCATTTTATTGATAAATGTGGTCATGCGCCGATGATGGAACGACCGGATGAGTTTAACGAAATATTAAATGGGTTTCTTACCAAGTTAAATGCCCCGGTACCCGTCTAAGCAGAAAGAATATGACAATGACAGCAGCCGAACTTATATCAAATCACATACCCACACTTCAAACCACAGATACGGTTCGGCAGGCTTTGGATTGGATGAGCGAAAACAGAACTTCTGAGCTTCCGGTAGTAAATGATCAAAAGTATGTTGGGCTTGTTTACGAAGAT
The DNA window shown above is from Lacibacter sp. H375 and carries:
- a CDS encoding alpha/beta fold hydrolase — translated: MNYEIIQEGKFKYIEVGEGEPLMLLHGLFGALSNFKDLLDYFSKRNRVVVPMLPLFELDLLHTTVGGLEKHVQKFIEFKGYKNIHMLGNSLGGHVALVHVLKHPEHIKSLILTGSSGLFENGMGDTYPKRGDYEYIRKKTEVTFYDPAMATKELVDEVYDIVNQRLKVIKVIALAKSAIRNNLGDELKEIKTPTLLIWGNNDTITPPFVGKEFNKLIPNSELHFIDKCGHAPMMERPDEFNEILNGFLTKLNAPVPV